The nucleotide sequence TATTTCCTCTGAGCCATAGACTTTAAGAAGATTTATTTTTTTGCCAATTTTTCTTTCATCATTATCAATAAAACCAATTACTTCAATATTGCTTTTGGTGTCATTTGCAATTGCATCATAGGTTAAATTTCCAGAGTTTCCAGCACCATAAATTAAAACATTTGTTTTAGGCTTAAATCCAGATATGATAGCTTTATAGCTTGCTTTAATAAAAAACTTACTAGAGATTAAAAATAGTATATTAAGGAGTAAGTGTATGTAAATTATTGACCCTGGAATATCACAAGAGATAAAAAAATTGAATTGCCTAGTTAAGAAAGTTTCTATTAGTAAAATAGTAGCAAGAATGTTAACGCCAATTATAATATTTATCACATCCTTCATTCCAATAAACCTAACCACTCCTTTATGAGTGCCAACTATAAGAAAACTTATAATTGCATTTAACGCGACAAAAGGAAGTTCTCCAAGAAACTTACTAAATTCAAAGTCAAACTTAAAATTATATCGAATTAAATAGGCAAGGAAAAATGTAAATAACACAATGCAAACATCAAAAAGTAGCACAAGCCATTTTGACGCATATCTTTGCGAAATATTGTACAATCCATTTTTAAACATAACTCAAAATAGGCATTTTTACATTAACTAGATGTTTTCGACTTTAAATACATTATTTATAGTCGATGTGATATTAATGCTATATAATCAAATTCATTTTTAATAAAGTTCTAGCTTTATTAATAAGGGGTAAATATAAATTATAGCAGTTTAAATTTCTTTAATTATCAATTAAACCAGATAAATGTTCTAAAATTAAAACAGCTAGTAATTTTATTTAAGTAAATATCATGGATTAAAAGGTATTCATCAAATAAAAACGACAAATAACAAATTTTGCCGATTTGAAAAGTTAGATTAACTATCAGTATTTTTTGTAATAAAAAATAGCAGTTAAAATAAAATAGAAATTAAAGAAAAGTCTTTTGTAAAATTAGAAGTATTTATTTTATGTCAAAAAAAGATTTTAACACGTTATAAATTCTTTCTAAATCATTATCAGTTAAATTCGATCCACTTGGCAAACATAAACCTCTTTCAAATAGATTATCTGATACACCATTTATGTATTTTTTACAGTCGCTAAAAATTGGTTGTTGGTGCATTGGTTTCCACAATGGTCGTGTTTCAATATTTTCCTTATCAAATTCCAATCTCAATGCTTCTCTAGTTTTAAAGTTATCTAGCAAAATTGCTGATAACCATCTATTAGAAAAGTGATTTTGAGGCTCACCAAGAAACTCAACAAAGTTTATATTTTTTAATGCATCTACATAAAATTGATAATTTTTTCTTCTTAATTGAACATACTTATCCAACACAGTCATTTGGGCACGTCCTATTCCAGCAACAACGTTAGACATTCTATAATTATAACCAATATGCGAATGCAAATATGCTACAGATTTATCTCTGGCTTGCGTCGCAAGAAATACAGCTTTGTCTTTTATCGCTTTTTTATTTGTTGCTAATGCGCCACCACCAGATGTAGTAATTATTTTATTCCCATTAAATGATAGAATGGATATATCTCCAAAAGTTCCACATTTTCTATTTTTATAACTACTCCCAAATGCTTCGGCACTATCCTCTATAATTGGTATGTCATAATTTTTAGCTATTGCATGGATTTCATCCACTTTATAAGGCATACCATATAAATGAACCGAAATAATTGCTTTTGGTTTTCTTCCTTTTGCAATACAATCTTTAATCGCGATTTCTAATTGAATTGGGCATAAGTTCCAGGTATCTTTTTCACTATCAATAAAAACAGGTTGAGCACCTTGATATACTATTGGGTTAGCTGAAGCCGAAAATGTTTTACTTTGACATAAAACAATATCATCCCTTGAAACGTCAAGAAGTATGAGTCCTAAATGTATTGCAGCTGTGCCTGAGCTTAATGCAGCTACATACGTGTCTTCATTTAAATAATGAGAAATATCTTCTTCAAATCCACTAACATTTGGGCCTAATGGAGCTATCCAATTAGTATCGAAGGCCTCATTAATAAATTTTTGCTCTTTGCCACTCATGTGTGGAGATGAGAGCCATATTTTTGGTTTCATAAGTAGTAGTATCTAATTGTAAATATCAATCTAAATTCATTATCAGTCAAAATAAACAGACAAAAGTTCAATTTATCTTGATAAACTAATATGTTTGGAATTAGGAGAGAGAGGCAATAACTTTATTTGCCATGGATGTCATGGTTTCACTTTTAAATTGATACTTTTCATTTAGCCTTTTGTATTCCTTAAATATATCTTCTAAAACATTAAAATTTTCTTCCATATTCATACCGAAGTTATGAGGGTGCCACCAAAGATGAAAGAGCTCATTACGACTTGCGGCATGTATCATTGCTTTCTTTATCCTTCTTAATCTTAAGGCTTCTAAAAATTTTAGTCTTTTATTATAAGGCCTCAAAAAACGACTCTGAGGAAGATTAATTATACTATTCTTCTTATTTATTGCTTTTAGACTATAAGTGTGTTGCCCTGTAAGATTAATATAGCTATCTAACATTCTTAAAGCCCTAAATATTTGCCAAGAATAGTATGGAGATTCTGGCTTATTTTCTAATTGATAAAGAAATGAACTTTCTGTACCTCTATAGCATTTTATTCCTAGTTTATAGCAAATATCTAAATATTCAGGATTAAACATATTCCTTGGAAAAACAATACTTTCAATAGTTGTATTTAAGTTTTCTGCAATATTTATAGCTGCAGTTATATCCTCCTTAAAATGATTTTTTGTTTGACCAGATTCTGTACAGTAGTAATGCGAAAAAGTATGAGTACCGACCTCATGATTATTATGCTCAATTATTCTTTTTAATATAGAATGGCCAAAATGGTAAGGATCGTCTTTCTCACTATATCCAATATCGTCTAATA is from Pontimicrobium sp. SW4 and encodes:
- a CDS encoding polysaccharide deacetylase family protein codes for the protein MINDNGHFVISLDYELHWGFFDLKTVEEYEENLANTRRVIERLLDLSDKYSIKLTFATVGFLFAKNKEDLIKHIPELTPDYNKSELNPYELLDDIGYSEKDDPYHFGHSILKRIIEHNNHEVGTHTFSHYYCTESGQTKNHFKEDITAAINIAENLNTTIESIVFPRNMFNPEYLDICYKLGIKCYRGTESSFLYQLENKPESPYYSWQIFRALRMLDSYINLTGQHTYSLKAINKKNSIINLPQSRFLRPYNKRLKFLEALRLRRIKKAMIHAASRNELFHLWWHPHNFGMNMEENFNVLEDIFKEYKRLNEKYQFKSETMTSMANKVIASLS
- a CDS encoding DegT/DnrJ/EryC1/StrS family aminotransferase, translating into MKPKIWLSSPHMSGKEQKFINEAFDTNWIAPLGPNVSGFEEDISHYLNEDTYVAALSSGTAAIHLGLILLDVSRDDIVLCQSKTFSASANPIVYQGAQPVFIDSEKDTWNLCPIQLEIAIKDCIAKGRKPKAIISVHLYGMPYKVDEIHAIAKNYDIPIIEDSAEAFGSSYKNRKCGTFGDISILSFNGNKIITTSGGGALATNKKAIKDKAVFLATQARDKSVAYLHSHIGYNYRMSNVVAGIGRAQMTVLDKYVQLRRKNYQFYVDALKNINFVEFLGEPQNHFSNRWLSAILLDNFKTREALRLEFDKENIETRPLWKPMHQQPIFSDCKKYINGVSDNLFERGLCLPSGSNLTDNDLERIYNVLKSFFDIK